The following DNA comes from Tunturibacter psychrotolerans.
CTTTGGGTGGTGCCGATGGCGACTCCGCCGTTAGTGGCTGGGCAAAGTGCTGCACCGGGGACGGCTTCGAGTGTGAAGGAACGACAGTTGACGTTCTGGAAGGACGGCGAGTCGGGGGGACGGTTCTCGCCGGATGGGAAGCAGGTTGCGTTTGTGGCGACCGATAGCGCGACGGAGCTGTCGCAGATCTTTCTTGCGGCGTGGGACGATGGCGCGGGGACGATGGGGACTCCGAAGCGGTTGACGAATGTGAGTACGGAGGCCGATGGGGCGGTGTGGTCACCGAACTCAAAGCGGATTCTGTTTGCGTCGCGGATCTACCCGGAGTGCAGCGATGAAGCCTCCTGGACGGATGAGGATCTTTGCAACAAGAAGAAGGATGATGCGGCTGCGGCGAATCCGGTGAAGGCGCAGGTGTTTGAACATCTGCTGTACCGACACTGGAACAGCTATATCGGGCCGAAGCGGAGTCATGTACTGGTGGTGTCGGCGACGGATGGAAATGCGGTGCGGGACCTGACTCCTAGGAGAGATATTGGGGATTCGGAGGCCCCGACGTTTACGCTGGGTGGTCCGGTGGGGTATGCGTGGGCGCCGGGGTCGGAGGAGATTGCATTTGTAACCAATGTTGATCTTGTTGCTGCGGCGAGCACGAATAACGATGTGTTTACGCTGCTGCTGGATGATTCGGGGGCGAAGCCGCGCAAGGTTTCGACGTCGATGGGGAGCGACGATGCCCCGGCTTACTCGCCTGATGGAAAATATCTTGCGTTTCGTTCGCAGGCGCGGGCCGGGTATGAGAGCGATCGTTTTCGGTTGATGCTGTTCGATCGGCTTGCGGGTACGACCAAGGAGTTGCTGCCGAAGATGGATCGTTGGGTGGATGAGTTTGTATGGAACCCGGTGAATCCGGAGATCTGTTTGACGACAGCGGATGATGGCGAGGAGCGGATCTTCTGCACCAATCCAAATATTGCCGATTCGCTGTCTACGCTGCCGTGGACAGGAGAGTATGGAGAGCTACAGTTTGCGGCGTTGAAGGATGTTGGTTATGAGTTGGTGGCGACAAAGATGACGGCTGAGTCGCCAGCTGCGGTGGTAGCGCTGTTTCGCGCCGGGGACATTGGAACGGTCTCAAGCCATATTCTGACGAGCGAGGTGAGGTTGACGCATTTGAACGATGATCTGGAGCAGCATCTCGACTTGCCGAAGATGACCAGCTTCACGTTCAGTGGTGCAGAAGGTGCACAGGTACAGGGCTTTATGATTCCGCCGCCGAAGTTCGATAGCGCGAAGAAGTATCCGCTGAAGTTTTTGATTCACGGTGGGCCACAAGGGGCCTGGGGTAATGCGTGGAGCTATCGGTGGAACGCGGAGCTGATGGCGGCGAGTGGATATGTGGTGGTGATGGTGAATCCGCGTGGGTCGACGGGGTACGGGCAGGCGTTTATTGATGGTGTGAATGGCGACTGGGGCGGGAAGGCTTATGTCGATCTGATGAAGGGCTTGGATTTTGCGGAGACGAAATTTCCGTTCATCGACAAGAGGCGGGAGTGTGCGCTGGGAGCGAGCTACGGTGGGTTTATGGCGAACTGGATTCTGACGCATACGGATCGTTTTGCCTGCATTGTGACGCATGATGGGATGTTCAATCCTGCGAGCGCGTATGGAACGACTGAGGAGATTTGGTTTAACGAGTGGGAGTTTCGGCGGAGTGGGGACGTAGCGCCGGGGCAGCCGTGGAGGTATGAAGCAGGGCCGGTTGCGAATGATCCGTTCAGGAAGTGGTCGCCGATGCTTTCGATACAGAATGCGAAGACGCCTACGCTGGTGGTGCATTCGCAGAAGGACTATCGGCTGGATGTGTCGGAGGGGTTTCAACTTTTTACGGCGTTGCAGCGGCTGAATGTGCCGAGCAAGATGCTCTATTTTCCGGATGAAGGACATTGGGTTTTGAAGCCGCAGAACTCCAAGCTCTGGTATGAGACGGTGGGGGATTGGTGCGACCGGTGGACGAAGACGAATCTGTATGCGGCGGTAGCGGTGAATAAGACGGCGCCGGGTGCGGGTGAACCGAAAGCATCGACGAAGGCTAAGCGGCCAGTTGCTCCTGCTGCTGCTTCGGGGGTCGCGGCTCCATCTCCGGTGGTGTCGTCGCCGGTTGCGCCATCGAACGTGGGTGCTCCGCAGAATGTGGAGGAGACACCGCAAGAGGCTGTGGGAGAAGAGGACTTTACGATTGCGATTAGTGCGCCGGAGGATGAGGTGCGCGTGGGAGGCGATGCAAAGGTGACCATTGCCTTGAGGAATGTGTCGGATCACCAGATTGCGTTTGCGCATCGGCCGGGTGCGAATAATCCTGAGTTCTCGTACAGGATCGAAGTGAAGGATGCGGCAGGGCATGTGATGGAGTCGACTGCGTATGGACGTGAGGCGCTACAGCATCAGCAGGAGGAGAGCCGGATGGTGGAGTATGTGCAGCCGGGGAAGGCCGCGCTGCAGACGGCGCATGTGGCGAAGTTGGTGAGTTTGAATCGGCCTGGGCGGTACACGGTGCGAGTGTTTCGAAAGGATCCGAAGACGGGCAAGGTGGTCCGGTCGAATGAGCTTACGATAAATGTCGTGCCTTAGTGATCGCGTGAAGTGTGCCGTGAATGCTAGAGGCCAGAGTCGTCCTGGACGTAGATGATGAGCCAACCTCGTTGGGAGACAGATTCGCGGGTCGAAGTTCTGTTGGCTGCGCGAGAGCAGGAGCCCATTTTGGCGAATTTGCTGGAGCTGTATGCCCACGACTTCAGTGAACTGCGAGATCTGGATATTGGTGAAGATGGAAGGTTCGGCTATGGAGCTCTACCGCTTT
Coding sequences within:
- a CDS encoding S9 family peptidase, producing MKNCAIRAGVLALVAAGVWGGAASSMRAQEFGPDSDALSGGAAGRRPMTFADLQRMKRVSDPQVSPSGKWVMFSATDVDLEKNSKVNHLWVVPMATPPLVAGQSAAPGTASSVKERQLTFWKDGESGGRFSPDGKQVAFVATDSATELSQIFLAAWDDGAGTMGTPKRLTNVSTEADGAVWSPNSKRILFASRIYPECSDEASWTDEDLCNKKKDDAAAANPVKAQVFEHLLYRHWNSYIGPKRSHVLVVSATDGNAVRDLTPRRDIGDSEAPTFTLGGPVGYAWAPGSEEIAFVTNVDLVAAASTNNDVFTLLLDDSGAKPRKVSTSMGSDDAPAYSPDGKYLAFRSQARAGYESDRFRLMLFDRLAGTTKELLPKMDRWVDEFVWNPVNPEICLTTADDGEERIFCTNPNIADSLSTLPWTGEYGELQFAALKDVGYELVATKMTAESPAAVVALFRAGDIGTVSSHILTSEVRLTHLNDDLEQHLDLPKMTSFTFSGAEGAQVQGFMIPPPKFDSAKKYPLKFLIHGGPQGAWGNAWSYRWNAELMAASGYVVVMVNPRGSTGYGQAFIDGVNGDWGGKAYVDLMKGLDFAETKFPFIDKRRECALGASYGGFMANWILTHTDRFACIVTHDGMFNPASAYGTTEEIWFNEWEFRRSGDVAPGQPWRYEAGPVANDPFRKWSPMLSIQNAKTPTLVVHSQKDYRLDVSEGFQLFTALQRLNVPSKMLYFPDEGHWVLKPQNSKLWYETVGDWCDRWTKTNLYAAVAVNKTAPGAGEPKASTKAKRPVAPAAASGVAAPSPVVSSPVAPSNVGAPQNVEETPQEAVGEEDFTIAISAPEDEVRVGGDAKVTIALRNVSDHQIAFAHRPGANNPEFSYRIEVKDAAGHVMESTAYGREALQHQQEESRMVEYVQPGKAALQTAHVAKLVSLNRPGRYTVRVFRKDPKTGKVVRSNELTINVVP